In Myxococcus stipitatus, the following are encoded in one genomic region:
- a CDS encoding DUF1501 domain-containing protein — MARPSRREVLQALAGVSGLALFPGCGLERAVAPDAKLTSTSPDALASSATARPHYFVRITLDGGFDSVMTVDAKDPATAGELDTGYLADERVQGTRRLFGPLIGGLRRHDDALCLVHGVRYDTVAHETGEAILRAGHQRHGASTPPFGDVVGGLLPGGAPIPHLHIQTGFPRPPRALDTLPLPGNPEGRAIPMAGGLSIDPATVALLVREPRQGLFDTPAWFEEMQALRYEEARQWLSGSPEELAAHEQMLQQGQHLQRLLSTADRKTSLNGSPLGPGLQLAFHAVRGNHARFVTVRSPRVWLDTHTNNVALQSARTRPIFDDIAGFVDMLQRERNAFGPLLEQTTIFIASELGRFPKLNMVRGKDHWPENSWVLLGRGIRAGATVGQTDSKFRGVSIDYRSGSTTGEKRRPVEIDALFATLLHLAGGDPLRHDYGRDMLLHGILA; from the coding sequence ATGGCCCGCCCTTCACGACGCGAAGTCCTCCAAGCCCTGGCTGGCGTCAGCGGACTGGCCCTGTTCCCGGGCTGTGGCCTCGAGCGCGCCGTCGCGCCCGACGCGAAGCTGACCTCCACGTCGCCGGACGCACTTGCATCATCCGCCACCGCGCGGCCCCACTACTTCGTCCGCATCACCCTCGATGGCGGCTTCGACAGCGTGATGACCGTGGACGCGAAGGACCCCGCCACGGCCGGAGAGCTCGACACGGGCTATCTGGCGGATGAGCGCGTCCAGGGCACGCGCCGGCTGTTCGGGCCGCTCATCGGGGGCCTGCGGCGACATGACGATGCACTGTGCCTGGTCCACGGCGTCCGCTACGACACCGTCGCGCACGAGACGGGCGAGGCCATCCTGCGCGCGGGCCACCAGCGGCATGGCGCCAGCACCCCGCCCTTCGGCGATGTCGTCGGAGGTCTGTTGCCGGGTGGAGCGCCCATCCCTCACCTCCACATCCAGACGGGCTTTCCCCGGCCTCCGCGGGCTTTGGACACGCTACCGCTGCCCGGCAATCCGGAGGGCCGGGCCATCCCGATGGCGGGAGGGCTGAGCATCGACCCCGCGACGGTGGCGCTGCTCGTCCGAGAGCCTCGACAGGGATTGTTCGACACGCCCGCGTGGTTCGAGGAGATGCAGGCCCTGCGATACGAAGAGGCCCGCCAGTGGCTGAGCGGGAGTCCAGAGGAGCTCGCCGCGCACGAGCAGATGCTCCAACAGGGACAACACCTCCAGCGCCTGCTGTCCACCGCGGACCGGAAGACGTCGCTGAATGGCAGTCCGCTGGGGCCCGGTCTTCAGCTCGCGTTCCATGCCGTGCGTGGCAATCACGCCCGCTTCGTCACCGTGCGCTCGCCGCGCGTCTGGTTGGACACGCACACCAACAACGTGGCGCTCCAGTCCGCGCGCACGCGCCCCATCTTCGACGACATCGCCGGCTTCGTGGACATGCTCCAGCGCGAGCGCAACGCGTTCGGCCCGCTCCTGGAGCAGACCACGATTTTCATCGCCTCCGAGCTGGGCCGCTTCCCCAAGCTGAACATGGTGCGAGGCAAGGACCACTGGCCCGAGAACAGCTGGGTGCTGCTGGGACGCGGCATCCGAGCGGGCGCGACGGTCGGCCAGACGGACTCGAAGTTCCGCGGCGTCTCCATCGACTACCGAAGTGGGAGCACCACTGGGGAGAAGCGGCGTCCCGTCGAAATCGACGCGCTCTTCGCCACCTTGTTGCATCTGGCCGGAGGAGATCCGCTCCGCCATGACTACGGGCGGGACATGCTGCTGCACGGCATCCTCGCCTGA
- a CDS encoding amino acid adenylation domain-containing protein yields the protein MPSQNDSVPRPLEDKRAALTRWLRERGADPANLTPTQRRLWMLLQLDGSLPAQVLTARELRGALELAPLQQAVAEVGRRHDLLRSTFKDVGGTPLRRVHPIAALSLRLTDATGTDAAERLSDLAREMLAPRADVASGPLLDVQLVKLAADHHVLFASGHELVVSASALESFLHEILATYAALHSGASLDEGPALSHTEHAVLEHAWLTGPEGAATIESWRRRLADVPVLQLPTDRPRPAVKTHRSASVHQLLSPEILEQLSALATRAEEELGTVLLTGLQTLLARYSLQTDVTVGVRDEHPVSAESEPPGPGRGPLVLRVGLGGDPSFEDALRRTGRALREARRWARVPFGTLVDALQPSRDLSRTPFFQTLFQFRDAREVLDLLPGLRVTPHVPRVGTTPVDVTLAATATQEGLHLRVDYNTDLFDASTARRMLDHLRTLLEGALTRPTSTLSALRLLPAEEWGQVLHGWNATAHAAPMEKCLHELVEEQAARTPGLIAITGPGGELTYAMLDEQANQLAHHLRGLGLEREDRVALCLERSVEMVVSMLAVLKAGGAYVPLDPEHPTERLAQLLTDSGARVLITQRSLTARVGTSSAKRLLVDEDWPSIAANPREAPSRTTTPANLAYLIYTSGSTGTPKAVMLTHRGIVNNLTWRQATWPLTSEDRVLQNHPFSFDPSVWATFWPLLVGARTVVTAAGQATDSRSMVELMRAQGITVYGAVPSLNSVLMEEPEIGRCTRLRYVLSGAEALTGALQRGIFSRVSATVANLYGPTETTIDATSWTCPRVEEPEAAPIGRPIGNMRTYVVDAHLQPVPVGVPGEICVGGAGLARGYHGRPGLTAERFVPDPFSGEPGARLYRTGDLGRYRADGAIMFLGRVDDQVKVSGYRVELGEVEAALGQHPDVREVVVVAHASGPDMKRLVAYIVPAENAAPQARALATYLEAYLPAYMVPTVFVIVGELPRTANGKVNRQALPAPQVERPESRTDFTGPRSPLEEEIAAAFGSVLGTTRVDIHDDFFGVGGTSLMLARLASRLLNRFNIAIPVHQFFKVPTVAGVANVVETFQREGLEAVLMNQHATRLDTDATLAPDISPEGLPEADFLDPSAVLLTGATGYLGAFLLQQLLLRTHATVYCLVRADTPAQAMKRVRETMQQYLVWDEAHAARIRPLVGDLARPRLGLSEAEWDAMAGKLDAIYHNGALVNFVYPYSALRGPNVQGTQEVLRLACLRRLKAVHYVSTIDVLLATHMPRPFLEDDSPLHSPVEVPGGYTGSKWVAEKVVDIARARGIPVGIYRPGLILSHEETGATQTNDYLLVAFRGYVPMGILPEYPRIFDTIPVDYAAKSIVHISLKREALGRFFHLFNPAPVSLHQFCEWIRTYGYDFDIVPFDEARRRALEVDASHPLYPLVPLIRDAEAEPQPALDPSVIGELQPAMECANALEVLAGSGIRCPPMTEALAHRCIQYLVDVGFLPHPEALRAARARQVAGT from the coding sequence ATGCCCTCTCAGAACGACTCGGTCCCAAGGCCCCTCGAGGACAAGCGCGCCGCGCTCACGCGCTGGCTCCGGGAGCGCGGGGCAGACCCCGCCAACCTGACGCCCACGCAGCGACGCCTGTGGATGCTGCTCCAGTTGGACGGCTCCCTGCCGGCCCAGGTGTTGACGGCGCGCGAGCTGCGAGGCGCCTTGGAGCTGGCCCCGCTTCAGCAAGCCGTCGCCGAGGTCGGCCGCCGCCACGACCTGCTGCGCAGCACCTTCAAGGACGTGGGGGGCACGCCGCTGCGGCGCGTCCACCCCATCGCGGCGCTGTCCCTGCGGCTGACGGACGCGACCGGCACGGACGCCGCGGAGCGCCTCTCAGACCTCGCTCGAGAGATGCTCGCTCCGCGCGCCGACGTCGCCTCCGGGCCGCTGTTGGACGTGCAGCTCGTCAAGCTCGCCGCCGACCACCACGTGCTGTTCGCGTCGGGCCACGAGCTGGTCGTGTCGGCCTCGGCCCTGGAGTCCTTCCTCCACGAGATTCTCGCGACGTACGCCGCCCTCCACTCGGGAGCCTCCCTGGATGAAGGCCCCGCGCTCTCTCACACGGAGCACGCCGTCCTCGAGCACGCCTGGCTCACCGGACCCGAGGGAGCGGCGACAATCGAGTCGTGGCGCCGACGCCTCGCGGACGTGCCCGTGCTCCAGCTCCCCACGGACCGGCCCCGGCCCGCGGTGAAGACCCACCGCTCCGCGTCGGTCCACCAGCTCCTGTCACCGGAGATTCTGGAACAGCTGTCCGCGCTCGCCACACGCGCGGAAGAGGAGTTGGGGACGGTGCTGCTGACGGGCCTCCAGACCCTGCTGGCCCGTTACTCCCTCCAGACCGACGTGACGGTGGGGGTGCGCGACGAGCACCCCGTGAGCGCGGAGTCCGAACCGCCCGGCCCTGGGCGGGGTCCCCTCGTCTTGCGAGTCGGCTTGGGCGGAGACCCATCCTTCGAGGACGCGCTCCGGCGCACCGGCCGAGCCCTGCGTGAAGCGCGGAGGTGGGCGCGCGTGCCGTTCGGCACCCTCGTGGACGCACTCCAGCCATCGCGTGACCTCAGCCGCACGCCCTTCTTCCAGACCCTCTTCCAGTTCCGCGACGCACGCGAGGTGCTCGACCTGCTCCCCGGCCTGCGAGTCACGCCTCACGTGCCGCGCGTGGGGACCACCCCGGTGGACGTGACGCTCGCCGCGACCGCCACGCAGGAGGGTCTGCACCTGCGCGTGGATTACAACACCGACCTCTTCGACGCGAGCACCGCGCGGCGGATGCTCGACCATCTGCGCACGTTGCTCGAAGGAGCGCTGACCAGGCCCACGAGCACCCTCTCCGCGCTGCGGCTGCTGCCCGCCGAGGAGTGGGGCCAGGTCCTCCATGGCTGGAACGCGACGGCCCACGCCGCGCCCATGGAGAAGTGTCTGCACGAGCTGGTGGAGGAGCAGGCCGCGCGCACCCCGGGCCTCATCGCCATCACCGGTCCGGGCGGCGAGCTCACCTACGCGATGCTCGACGAGCAGGCGAACCAGCTCGCGCATCACCTGCGAGGGCTCGGGCTGGAGCGCGAGGACCGCGTGGCGCTGTGCCTGGAGCGCTCGGTGGAGATGGTCGTCTCCATGCTCGCGGTCCTCAAGGCGGGAGGCGCCTACGTTCCGCTGGACCCGGAGCACCCCACGGAGCGGCTCGCGCAGCTGCTCACGGACAGCGGCGCCCGGGTGCTCATCACCCAGCGGTCGCTCACGGCGAGGGTGGGGACGTCCTCGGCGAAACGGCTCCTCGTGGACGAGGACTGGCCCTCCATCGCGGCGAACCCTCGCGAGGCCCCGTCTCGGACGACGACGCCCGCGAACCTCGCGTACCTCATCTACACGTCCGGCTCCACGGGGACACCGAAGGCGGTGATGCTCACGCACCGGGGCATCGTCAACAACCTCACGTGGAGACAGGCCACGTGGCCACTCACCTCCGAAGACCGCGTCCTTCAGAACCACCCGTTCAGCTTCGACCCGTCCGTGTGGGCGACGTTCTGGCCCCTGCTCGTGGGCGCGCGCACCGTCGTCACCGCCGCGGGGCAGGCCACCGACAGCCGCTCGATGGTGGAGCTGATGCGCGCCCAGGGCATCACCGTCTATGGCGCGGTGCCGTCGCTCAACTCGGTGTTGATGGAGGAGCCGGAGATTGGCCGCTGCACCCGCCTGCGCTACGTGCTGAGCGGAGCGGAGGCCCTCACTGGTGCGCTCCAGCGCGGCATCTTCTCGCGCGTGTCGGCCACGGTGGCGAACCTGTACGGCCCCACCGAGACGACCATCGATGCGACGAGCTGGACGTGCCCGCGCGTGGAGGAGCCGGAGGCGGCGCCCATCGGTCGGCCCATCGGCAACATGCGCACCTACGTCGTCGACGCACACCTCCAACCGGTTCCCGTGGGTGTGCCCGGTGAGATTTGCGTGGGCGGCGCGGGACTGGCGCGCGGCTACCACGGGAGGCCCGGCCTGACGGCGGAGCGCTTCGTTCCGGACCCGTTCTCCGGTGAGCCGGGCGCGCGGCTGTACCGGACAGGCGACCTGGGGCGGTACCGGGCGGACGGCGCCATCATGTTCCTCGGCCGCGTGGACGACCAGGTCAAGGTCAGCGGCTACCGCGTGGAATTGGGCGAGGTCGAGGCCGCGCTCGGCCAGCACCCCGACGTGCGCGAAGTCGTCGTCGTGGCCCACGCCAGCGGCCCGGACATGAAGCGGCTCGTCGCGTACATCGTGCCCGCGGAGAACGCCGCGCCCCAAGCGCGCGCCCTGGCGACCTACCTGGAGGCATACCTGCCGGCGTACATGGTGCCCACTGTGTTCGTCATCGTCGGCGAGCTGCCCCGGACGGCCAACGGCAAGGTGAACCGCCAGGCGCTGCCCGCCCCTCAGGTCGAACGGCCGGAGTCGCGCACGGACTTCACGGGGCCCCGCTCACCGCTGGAGGAGGAGATCGCCGCGGCCTTCGGGAGCGTGCTCGGCACGACACGCGTGGACATCCACGACGACTTCTTCGGCGTCGGTGGCACGTCGCTCATGTTGGCGAGGCTGGCGTCGCGGCTGCTCAACCGCTTCAACATCGCCATCCCCGTCCACCAGTTCTTCAAGGTACCCACCGTGGCGGGCGTCGCGAACGTGGTGGAGACCTTCCAACGCGAGGGCCTCGAGGCCGTGCTGATGAATCAGCACGCCACGCGCCTGGACACGGACGCCACCCTGGCCCCGGACATCTCGCCCGAGGGTCTGCCCGAGGCCGACTTCCTCGACCCGTCCGCCGTCCTGCTCACGGGGGCCACGGGCTATCTGGGCGCGTTCCTCCTGCAGCAACTGCTGCTGCGCACGCACGCCACGGTCTACTGCCTCGTCCGCGCGGACACACCCGCCCAGGCGATGAAGCGCGTGCGGGAGACAATGCAGCAGTACCTCGTCTGGGACGAAGCCCACGCGGCGCGCATCCGTCCCCTCGTCGGAGACCTGGCGCGGCCGCGCCTCGGACTGAGCGAGGCGGAGTGGGACGCGATGGCCGGCAAGCTCGACGCCATCTACCACAACGGCGCGCTGGTCAATTTCGTCTACCCCTACTCCGCGCTGCGAGGCCCGAACGTGCAGGGCACCCAGGAGGTGCTGAGGCTCGCGTGCCTGCGCAGGCTCAAGGCCGTGCACTACGTCTCCACCATCGACGTGCTGCTGGCCACGCACATGCCGCGCCCCTTCCTGGAGGACGACTCACCGCTGCACAGCCCGGTGGAGGTGCCCGGCGGCTACACCGGGAGCAAGTGGGTGGCGGAGAAGGTCGTCGACATCGCCCGCGCGCGCGGCATCCCCGTGGGCATCTACCGGCCCGGCCTCATCCTGAGTCACGAGGAGACGGGAGCGACGCAGACCAACGACTACCTGCTGGTCGCGTTCCGGGGCTACGTCCCCATGGGCATCCTCCCCGAATACCCGCGCATCTTCGACACCATCCCCGTCGACTACGCCGCGAAGTCCATCGTCCACATCTCCCTCAAGCGGGAGGCGCTCGGTCGCTTCTTCCACCTGTTCAACCCGGCGCCCGTCTCCCTGCACCAGTTCTGCGAGTGGATTCGCACGTACGGATACGACTTCGACATCGTCCCCTTCGACGAGGCGCGACGACGGGCCTTGGAAGTCGACGCGTCGCACCCGCTCTACCCCCTGGTGCCGCTCATCCGCGACGCGGAGGCAGAGCCCCAGCCCGCGCTCGACCCCTCCGTCATCGGCGAGCTCCAGCCAGCGATGGAGTGCGCCAACGCGCTGGAGGTGCTGGCGGGCAGCGGCATCCGTTGCCCTCCCATGACCGAGGCCCTGGCGCACCGCTGCATCCAGTACCTGGTCGACGTCGGCTTCCTCCCGCATCCCGAAGCGCTGCGCGCCGCCCGCGCGAGACAGGTTGCTGGAACCTGA
- a CDS encoding DUF1585 domain-containing protein, translating into MSLGAALLALTLTFSSAHAADTPAPAPVVELAQVLSLRLRMKRLEPQERRELEERLARGENPSRLYAEVMDRWLTRDFYRKLSSALAFTPAATHFFVGTLSRFREDGQWVYYLPHTVDASRPAEAPPCSRAQRQTAPAWWGRGQPVSICQDSYRPENAFDAVGYCGGQPEPTIPTPPRPGCGCGPLLLGCLPPDEEAPRLDPRFVEAMMSEVTETGAELMSKGRPFDELMTTSTTWQTGLTRFLYLRREMLAKVSQQPFSPALEKELLRMLATVDLEAPGQFVERQGEYQGSGLFLNTPVMAAFVGTSRATMQLMLSQFLCVDFPANTVDSQTLLTVTSGQHQGVRFEVYESPMRNQSACSGCHAPMDAGSGFLVGLRPPIFGSIPTGRQVEGALYVHGAEDFRGKGKGSSTLARLLTQQPEFPRCATARLFTFLVGRPPRKTAEERRLLEELTQTFEKSGRRVDVLIRAILRSEPQTEPLVLAP; encoded by the coding sequence ATGTCCCTGGGAGCAGCCCTCCTGGCGCTGACGCTGACGTTCTCGTCCGCGCACGCGGCGGACACTCCCGCGCCCGCCCCCGTGGTGGAGCTGGCGCAGGTGCTCTCCTTGCGCCTCCGGATGAAGCGGCTCGAGCCGCAGGAGCGGCGCGAATTGGAGGAGCGGTTGGCGCGCGGAGAGAATCCCTCGCGCCTCTATGCGGAGGTGATGGACCGCTGGTTGACGCGGGACTTCTACCGGAAGCTCTCGAGCGCGCTGGCCTTCACTCCCGCCGCGACGCATTTCTTCGTGGGGACGCTGTCACGCTTCCGTGAGGATGGGCAGTGGGTCTACTACCTGCCCCACACCGTGGACGCGTCGCGTCCGGCGGAGGCTCCGCCCTGCTCGCGCGCCCAACGCCAGACGGCGCCGGCCTGGTGGGGCCGGGGACAACCCGTCTCCATCTGCCAGGACAGCTACCGGCCGGAGAACGCCTTCGACGCGGTCGGCTACTGCGGTGGACAACCCGAGCCCACCATCCCCACGCCGCCCCGGCCGGGCTGTGGCTGCGGCCCTCTTCTGTTGGGTTGCCTCCCCCCGGACGAAGAGGCGCCGCGCCTGGACCCGCGCTTCGTCGAGGCGATGATGAGCGAGGTGACGGAGACCGGCGCGGAGCTCATGTCGAAGGGGCGCCCCTTCGACGAGCTGATGACGACCTCCACCACGTGGCAGACGGGCCTGACGCGCTTTCTGTACCTGCGGCGGGAGATGCTGGCGAAGGTGTCCCAGCAGCCCTTCTCTCCGGCGTTGGAGAAGGAGCTGCTTCGGATGTTGGCCACGGTGGACCTGGAGGCCCCGGGCCAGTTCGTGGAGCGCCAGGGTGAGTACCAGGGCAGTGGCCTCTTCCTGAACACCCCCGTCATGGCCGCGTTCGTGGGGACCTCCCGCGCGACGATGCAGTTGATGTTGTCGCAGTTCCTCTGCGTGGACTTCCCGGCGAACACCGTGGACAGCCAGACGCTGCTCACCGTCACCAGCGGGCAGCACCAGGGCGTGCGCTTCGAGGTGTACGAATCCCCCATGCGCAACCAGAGCGCGTGCAGCGGATGCCACGCCCCCATGGACGCGGGGTCGGGCTTCCTCGTGGGCCTGCGTCCGCCCATCTTCGGCTCCATCCCCACGGGCAGACAGGTGGAGGGCGCGCTGTATGTGCACGGCGCCGAGGACTTCCGAGGCAAGGGCAAGGGCTCCTCCACGCTGGCCCGGCTCCTCACCCAGCAGCCCGAGTTTCCGCGCTGCGCCACCGCGCGCCTGTTCACCTTCCTCGTGGGACGGCCGCCCCGGAAGACGGCCGAGGAGCGGCGACTCCTGGAGGAGCTGACCCAGACGTTCGAGAAGAGCGGACGGCGGGTCGATGTCCTCATCCGCGCCATCCTGCGCAGCGAGCCGCAGACGGAGCCGCTGGTGCTCGCGCCATGA
- a CDS encoding O-methyltransferase: protein MIHHVELTQPVLKYVREQSLRDNAILRDLREETSHLPLRTMQIPPEQGQLLYLLTRLMGARKTLEVGVFTGYSTLCTALALPPDGKVVACDLSEEWVSIGRRYWKLAGVDDRIDVRLGDAHNTLEALVSGPDRGTFDLAFIDADKESYEHYYEYTLRLLRPGGLVVLDNTLWSGKVADPAISDPETNSLRRINAKLLHDERVDLSMLPFADGLTFARKR, encoded by the coding sequence ATGATCCACCACGTCGAGTTGACCCAACCTGTCCTCAAGTACGTCCGTGAGCAATCCCTGCGCGACAACGCCATCCTCCGCGACCTGCGCGAGGAGACGTCGCACCTGCCGCTGCGCACGATGCAGATTCCCCCGGAGCAGGGGCAGTTGCTCTACCTGCTGACGCGGCTGATGGGCGCGCGCAAGACGCTGGAGGTGGGCGTCTTCACCGGTTACAGCACCCTGTGCACCGCGCTCGCGCTGCCGCCGGACGGAAAGGTCGTCGCGTGCGACTTGAGCGAGGAGTGGGTCTCCATCGGCCGGCGCTACTGGAAGCTCGCGGGCGTGGACGACCGCATCGACGTGCGTCTCGGGGATGCGCACAACACCCTCGAGGCGCTGGTGTCCGGCCCCGACCGGGGGACGTTCGACCTGGCGTTCATCGACGCGGACAAGGAGAGCTACGAGCACTACTACGAATACACGCTCCGGCTGCTGCGCCCGGGCGGGTTGGTGGTGCTCGACAACACGCTCTGGTCCGGCAAGGTCGCGGACCCGGCCATCTCCGACCCGGAGACGAACTCACTGCGCCGCATCAACGCGAAGCTCCTGCACGACGAGCGCGTGGACCTGAGCATGCTCCCCTTCGCGGACGGGCTGACCTTCGCGCGCAAGCGCTGA
- a CDS encoding M20/M25/M40 family metallo-hydrolase — MPPTSLPTASRPPPPSGIPGGPGVVLALLLLVGGTWAALAPYQPPAPVPASAPVEDFSAERALAHVSQLAREPHPVGSPEHARVREYLLARLEELGLSPEIQRAPSVAEFPTPFGVTYRSAAVVQNVLARMPGRSSERALLLMAHYDSVPAGPGANDNAAAVATLLETARALRASPQKPGHDVFFLFTDAEEVGLLGAQAFFTRHHRRHVVATVLNFEARGSRGPVLMFETGPDSGGLIDELGATVPTALASSLFDTAYQYLPNMTEFTLAKAAGIPGLNFAYIDGLTDYHGALDAPRNVDARTLQHQGEYALRLTRRLSEGSLSPQGTSSRVFFNVAGLGLVTYPERWSPFLALGATLLWAAVIARGLREKTLSVGPLARGLGAFLLVCVGVIAIAAVISVLAGATHPESRRAGDTYDSGLYLVGLLAVTASVAALFVAKLGSRIGVRTLALAACAPWALLAVLTAFLAPGLGFLFTWPLASTALGLVLLPSAPGAAPWRWPSAMTLCAIPPLLIVAPLLVLTFVGLTPRLAVVTALLAALLCGLLVPLLHALTAPRPWPMPAATLALGLGLVALASIPRAPTPEHPRQNNVVYAWDADSGQALWFSSDEELDDWTRQFFRQEETRQGPLPDFMPRWGQDFWFAPAPVLDAPAPRVELLDDTVTADRRTLRLRITSPRGARSAAVSLTGAPVLGYAVDGARASSSDPPVAADAEWTLWLETLLPEGNLLEATFPAARPISVRVLDRTEGLPSLSGFTATRRPPDMIPAPALDVENWGNATYVSHALHISAHPALSGTRQSLPMAAEHPGND; from the coding sequence ATGCCGCCGACCTCCCTCCCCACCGCGAGCCGTCCCCCGCCGCCCTCCGGCATCCCCGGTGGGCCGGGCGTCGTGCTCGCGTTGCTGTTGCTGGTCGGCGGCACCTGGGCGGCCCTGGCGCCCTACCAACCGCCCGCGCCTGTTCCCGCCTCCGCTCCCGTCGAGGACTTCTCCGCGGAGCGGGCCTTGGCCCACGTGTCGCAACTCGCGCGGGAACCCCATCCGGTGGGCTCGCCGGAGCATGCGCGCGTGCGGGAGTACCTCCTCGCGCGGTTGGAGGAGCTGGGCCTCTCACCCGAGATTCAACGGGCTCCGAGCGTGGCCGAGTTCCCGACGCCGTTCGGTGTGACCTACCGGTCCGCGGCCGTCGTCCAGAACGTGCTCGCCCGAATGCCAGGACGCTCCAGCGAGCGGGCCCTCTTGTTGATGGCGCACTACGACTCCGTGCCCGCGGGCCCGGGCGCCAACGACAACGCCGCCGCGGTGGCCACCCTCCTGGAGACGGCGCGTGCGCTGAGGGCCTCTCCCCAGAAGCCCGGCCACGATGTCTTCTTCCTCTTCACGGACGCGGAGGAGGTCGGACTCCTCGGAGCGCAGGCCTTCTTCACGCGGCATCACCGGCGCCATGTCGTGGCCACGGTGCTCAACTTCGAGGCCCGTGGCAGCCGAGGACCGGTCCTCATGTTCGAGACGGGACCGGACAGCGGCGGGCTCATCGACGAGCTCGGCGCGACGGTGCCCACCGCGCTCGCGAGCTCGCTGTTCGACACGGCCTACCAGTACCTGCCGAACATGACCGAGTTCACGCTCGCCAAGGCCGCCGGAATCCCCGGGCTGAACTTCGCGTACATCGACGGCCTCACGGACTACCACGGGGCGCTGGACGCTCCGCGCAACGTGGACGCGCGCACCCTGCAACACCAGGGAGAGTACGCGCTGCGGCTCACCCGGAGGCTGTCGGAGGGCTCGCTGTCACCGCAGGGGACCTCCAGCCGGGTCTTCTTCAACGTCGCGGGCCTGGGACTCGTCACCTACCCGGAGCGGTGGAGTCCATTTCTCGCCCTGGGCGCGACGCTCCTCTGGGCGGCCGTCATCGCGCGCGGACTTCGGGAGAAGACGTTGTCGGTGGGGCCACTCGCGCGCGGACTGGGTGCCTTCCTCCTCGTCTGCGTGGGTGTCATCGCCATCGCGGCCGTCATCAGCGTCCTCGCGGGCGCGACCCATCCCGAGTCCCGCCGCGCCGGAGACACGTACGACAGTGGCCTGTACCTGGTGGGCCTGCTCGCGGTGACGGCCTCGGTGGCCGCGCTCTTCGTCGCGAAGCTGGGCTCACGCATCGGCGTGCGCACCCTCGCCCTCGCGGCCTGCGCACCCTGGGCGCTGCTCGCGGTGCTGACCGCGTTCCTCGCGCCCGGCCTCGGCTTCCTGTTCACCTGGCCCCTGGCGAGCACGGCGCTCGGGCTGGTGCTGCTCCCCTCCGCTCCCGGCGCGGCCCCTTGGCGTTGGCCATCGGCGATGACGTTGTGCGCCATCCCTCCGCTGCTCATCGTGGCGCCCCTGCTCGTCCTCACCTTCGTGGGGCTCACGCCGAGGCTCGCCGTCGTGACGGCGCTGCTCGCGGCCCTCCTCTGCGGACTGCTCGTCCCGCTTCTCCACGCGCTGACGGCGCCCAGGCCCTGGCCAATGCCAGCGGCCACCCTCGCGCTGGGGCTCGGGCTCGTCGCCCTGGCGAGCATTCCTCGAGCGCCCACTCCCGAGCATCCCCGGCAGAACAACGTCGTCTATGCATGGGACGCGGACAGCGGGCAAGCCCTCTGGTTCAGCAGCGACGAAGAGCTGGATGACTGGACGCGGCAATTCTTCCGCCAGGAGGAGACACGACAAGGGCCGCTGCCAGACTTCATGCCGCGCTGGGGCCAGGACTTCTGGTTCGCGCCCGCCCCGGTGCTCGACGCGCCCGCGCCCCGCGTCGAGCTGCTCGACGACACCGTCACGGCGGACCGGAGGACCTTGCGGCTGAGAATCACCTCGCCCCGGGGAGCACGCAGCGCGGCCGTGTCACTCACGGGCGCGCCCGTGCTCGGCTACGCCGTGGATGGCGCTCGTGCCTCTTCCTCCGACCCGCCCGTCGCGGCGGACGCCGAGTGGACCCTGTGGCTCGAGACCCTGCTCCCGGAGGGGAACCTCCTGGAGGCCACCTTCCCGGCGGCCCGGCCCATCTCCGTTCGTGTCTTGGACCGCACCGAGGGCCTCCCCTCGCTGTCTGGCTTCACGGCCACGCGAAGACCTCCGGACATGATTCCCGCGCCAGCCTTGGACGTGGAGAACTGGGGCAATGCCACCTACGTCAGCCACGCTCTCCACATTTCCGCCCACCCGGCCCTCTCCGGCACACGGCAATCATTGCCGATGGCCGCGGAGCACCCTGGAAATGATTGA